In the genome of Populus nigra chromosome 19, ddPopNigr1.1, whole genome shotgun sequence, the window ttttattttttctcgttAATATTAGAATTTGGGATATATTTTCGCACACTTTTCTTCACTAGCACCCAGTAACATGGGGACCATTTCCTTGCTAGACGTCGCAGTTCCTTGCAACGGAGCACCTGCAATCATATTTTTTCGATTATAGATGCcatgtgaaaatataaaaagaaccaggcaatttcttttttaattttaagaatatagAACCAGCCAATGCTGGGCCGAGTTCCAGTAGAGAAAAACAAACATGGTACCGACTGAAGGGGGACAAATTTTGTTCCAACGAGGTGCACGAAAAGCATCAAATATTTGGTTTCAGAGGGGGTCTGATATAGAAACACGTAAGCACCAAATCAGCTATATGCACAGCCATATGGGCtacaaataaaattacagaaacacGTAAGCACAATGGCATatcatcaaaatctaaaaaaaaatccaaataagaTCCTTGTGTTTATACAgagtttatttgaaaacatggttgtgattattttttaaagtgttttttacttagaaaaatatgtaaataatatttttttaatttttaaaaattatttttaaaattaatatattaaaataatttaaaaatattaaaaatatattaatttaaaataaaaaaaatttcaaattttttcaaaaacacttccCAAATAAACTACCAAACGGACTCTCGCCTGGGAAATCAAAGAGGGATTCCTGGTGCATTATTTGCCTGTGGCCTGTGGGTACGAAATATTCTCTGGTGACCTGCCTAATGTCATAAACAGGAACAATAAATCGGGGTTACTTTCATCTGGCTGTGTTTGGTAAGATAAATGCATtgcatttaaaaacatttttcaaaatacatgtGAACTGAGAAAAaagtatcaaatttaatatatatattttaatttaattacatttattatatatatatatatatatatatatatatatatatatatatatatataaaccccgCCTAGGCCGCATGACGAGACGCATACCagattttaacaacaaatataACCTGCAGGCTGGAGTACTGGTCACCCTCTGTATCattaaagaaacaagaaaaagctTGTGGACCCGTTTAATCACATCATGGGTGCAAACGTAATTGGCGAAAATCTGCAAATGTTGGCCCCTCATGTCACATAACAGGGCTCGAGTTTATCCTGTACTAATATTAtccattattaataataaaaaataaagtttttttttttttctaatatgccTTATGTTTTTTCCAGACTTTAAGAGTTTGATATTCCATTTACAACCACGGTTTCATTACTATTACTATTCCTTAATTATTACTGTTGCTATTACTAATTACTAACAGCATTTAAATATCTGAAAGAAAATCACCTGCTTGTAATGTTTACGTGAACAATAAaagtaaattcttttttttattttttttctttgatttttttaaaacttttatctctaaataattacataattttaaattaattttcataattaattttagtttatttttataagattatcgtaatctcaaataaacatcaTGATATTTGATCGATGCTAATTTTGtgagtgattatttttattactatataattaaataaaaaatatattttttaaaacagaatTTTTAAACTTAGTGGAGTCCATAATCAGGGTCGCAAGTGTGGCAGGATAAGTCGTGAAATCCAGATCAACTTAGTATGTGATTgcctcaatattaaaaaaattatattatcttgaaatatttttttaaatacaatttatttttttacctatcATTTAGATAATCTTTATACTTATCAGATCAattaaatcacataaaaaaataaatttattaaattcgaATAAGTTTATGATCATTGTCATGGTTTGactaattaaactataaagtatgagtaaatctaatatattataattttaatatttaaatattaaaagatattatattgaataattttttaaagctaaaatatatttttattaatcatcaaGTTTTTCTTGAATAAGTGCAAtcctagaaaagaaaagtaggAATTTATCACGCAAATAGTAATAGGGTCACttaaattaatgcaaataaataacaaagatTTATTGGGTGAGGatgtcataaataaaatattcattaacatcaaaatatttaaaacgataataatatatttagaattacttttgtttttttatatatatataattttaaagggCTGGTCTGTGGTTAAGAATACTTCTTCCTTTCTTGATTTTACACTTCAATTCTTggtaatttatttcaataagGGGCCTTCGAAAAAGCAAAAgaatagatttttaatttattgatttctaTTAGATTGAGATTTGTTAAATCTCTATAGTTGTTCCCTGCTTTTATTGCCTCTTTTGATTATCATCTTTTATCAAGTATTTGGAAAAAACAGGAAGTGTATATTTGGTATGGGATCGCATAAAATTTCGAAAATTTTTAAACGCTCAGCCATTAATAATTTGATCTTGACAAAAGCACTTCAAGATAATTGAACGCCCTGAAAATAGAGTGTCATGTACCATATCAAGTTTCTTTTATGACTTCAAACGGACAGAAACCGACCAACCGCTAAGCTCTAAAGTCTGCTGACAAGTCTTTGTCTtaaagcttcttttttgtttgcttaCTCAATAATCCTGTTTTGCTACTACAATGACCTTTCTCTCAACCAAACTTCGacctttttcacttttcttcaaATTGTATACTTCTTTATGATTCTTGACCCCGTTTCTTGACCATGAAAAGCTCAACTTCAAAAGGTACAGAGACAAGGGAGTTTAACTACAGGGAGATAGACTGGGAACTTAGGCCTGGTGGCATGCTTGTTCAAAAGAGAGATGTTGGGGTTGGCTCTTCTGGGCCTATGATCAAGATCAAGGTCTCTCATGGCTCATGTCACTATGATACTGATGTCCCTGCTCAATCCACTTTTGGTAAACATCTGTCACTGAAATTAATTGTGCgtgtgatttgttttgttttggtttgatcCCATTGCATAAAATGCCAGGATCTTATTTTTCTCCTTCTGGGGTTTTACTTTGCTGTTCATTTCTTGTAAGTGGGATCAGAGACAAAACTGTGGTTGGtcctagtttttattttaatggttgTTTCGCAATTAACGAGAATGATCTAGCCGTGATCGGCGATAGATTTTGTAGCATTtttatgtaatgtttttttccccctttaTTGGACAAGCCTTTTGGCTTTTATTTCTACTTTTTCAAGATGCAATGCATATTTGCCAAGGAACAAAAATTCGtacttaaaaattgatttagctTAAGTTAACCTTACGGAGATGTACATTGATCATGATCATTTGCGTTCGTTCGTTCATTGTATGGTCCCTCTCATTCTTGCATGCAATTTGATGGTTCTGAGGTTGTTTGAGTTTACCTTGATTGTCTAATATTAGACTGCCCACTGGGTATAGGTTGCAACATTATGTTGTCCCTTATTCTGCATTCTGAAGTTGATCCTTAATTGCTGTATTTTGTTGAATTGAAGGGGATTTGAAAAAGGTTCTTGCCAATGAGACTGGTTTGGAGCCTAAAGAGCAGAGATTATTGTTTAGAGGCAAAGAAAGGGAGAATGATGAATATTTGCACATGGTAGGTGTAAAAGACATGTCAAAGGTGATACTTTTTGAGGATCCAGCTAGCAAAGAGAGGAAGCTCGAGGAGATGAAGAGAAATCAGGGTACGTTTGAAGCCTATGAAGCTGTTGCCAGAGTGAGGGCAGAGGTTGATAAACTTTGCGAGAAGGTTAGCTTTCCATTGAGATAAAAGTTAAAGCCTTTCTTGATGGCAAATTAGGTAACTTGTTGGTTATCGATGTGCTAATGATTTCTTAGGTTGTTGCATTGGAGACAACATTTTGCAGTGGCACTGCGATTGCAGACAAAGAATTTGTTGTCTTGACAGAATTGCTTATGATACAGTTGCTTAAATTGGATTCAATTGAGGCTAATGGAGAAGCAAAAGTGCAGAGAAGGATTGAGGTTATTAATAATGCTGCCCTGCTTGCTAAATTTTTCCTTCGCTGATGTTCTGTGATTGTCTATCTTAGTTCGTTCAAAAGCAAGAGGGAGACTGTTTTGAACCTATAACTTGTTCCATGTCCCGAGTCAGAAATGAGTATTCGGTGTGGGTTTGATAGATGCTTGCTCTTTATGTGCACAAAAGCTTGAAGTGATCTATGCTATTCGTAAAACAATGCTGGAAAGTGGAATTAAATGATTGAAAGACAGCATAGGATAAGTTGGAGCCTATGTTTGTCCTGATTAATGGGCTATTTCAACTGGGTTATAAATTTTCAGATATTGATTAATCATGCTTTCCCACTCCCACTAAATATAAAAGACAAAGAAGGAGAGTTGGAAAGTGTAAAGAGAATAGTGCTTGCTGATGAATCAATTGTTGTGCCTCTGTTCTTGAAAAGAAAGGATAAGCAAGAGGTCCTCTGATGTGATTATCCTTCTGGCATTTATGTACGAAAGAGTAGAGATTTTTTCACCCCTAATGGCCCTTTAATTATTTCCCATAAACACTACTTGACTCGTGTGGCCATCGCTTCACCATTACTTGCTATACCATAGGCTGCCAAGGTGATGACCCTGCtgtccacttttttttttattcaagtccTTGCATTATCGGGATCGCTCCTATTCGGTCCAAAACATGACGACTAATATGTTGTTCAGTGCAGTTCTGTGTCAAAATGATGCTGTATAAATTCGAATTTTCATGTGCAGGTTCGTCGAATCCAGAGCTTTGTGGACACTCTTGACAATTTGAAAGTAAGAAACTCTAACCCCTTCAGCAATAGTAGCAGTGCAGTATCAGTGACTACCAAATGGGAGACATTTGCGTCTGGAGTTGGAAGCCTGAGTGCCCCAGTTCCAATACAATCTGCCACTAAAGTAACTCAAGACTGGGAGCTGTTTGACTAACCATGAGTTCTGTTCACTGGCTGGTTTTGTACAAATTCACAATGGATTATGTATTCCCATAGGGCTTGAAACCCGTATTGTGTAGCATCTTATGCTCTTTTGGTCACCGAGTGCTGTTTTTGCCGAGAAATGGAGGGGCTTATTCGAACCGCTTCTATATCTGTACATATGGCTTTGCTTATAATAGATGAGCAACTTGTCTAGTCTCATCCGTTTGCCTTCTTATACATTGACGAATTATGCTTGGGAAGCATTGCGGGAACCATCTTTAAGTTTTTGGTCTGAGACATGAAAACCATTTTCGAATGCACACCCAAAAGTCTCAAACAAAACCAACATGATCAGccttcatatatttatatatttttgggtAGAGCTAGAAAAACCCCCACCCTATCCCATATCTACCCAGACTGCGGCTGCACTTTACCACTTTCGTTTTGGTTGAGTTTTGAAATCATCTTCCTGGACACTGCACTTGCGTTCATCTACAGTACTTATGGTGCTCCTTGGGTAAAAATGATGCCAGATTGCCGCTGCACACTTCAAaagacttttcttttcttttctttttttaagaaaaatcaccTTGTTGATCACGTTTTCACAACATATTCTTGCAGCAGAACCAtagctttattttaaaaaaatatctgagcTTCGCGACAGAAGATAATCAGTGGTCTAAATGCTTCCTTTCTTATAGACTAATGTCCACCCTTCCACCCTATATAAGTCTAGGCCTTCAAATCTCAACCTAACACGGCACAATTAAACATGCAATTTAAGTGCAGCTGCTTCTTCCAACCGTTACCCACCTGAAAGAATTGAGTAGGAGAAACAATTCCCCAATATTATTGCTACACAATAATATTATTCCAACCGTTACACGGAGCTTTCGGTTGATTTAACCTGCTGGAAATTAGAGAGCGAATACCAgggcattaaaatgatttaataataataatgtcaacagaatttccttttcacttttcctttctctttccaTGCCtatctctttgttttcttatgattttgtttCTGATCAGAATAGccgaatttttcttttcaaggacGAGCCGGATAATATTATtgctacacaaaaaaaaaaacagtgagcTTAAATCCAGTTTTTTGGctataattcattaaatttttatccAGCGGAGGGATAGCTTTTCCCATTTCACATGATCTTCATTATTGGACCTTTTTTGGTTGAGAAATGAAATTGGGAATGGAATCCGTCGAAGGCAGGAACTGCAGGAGTTTAGTGTGCTCAGCACTTCTTTGACACCTTTAGCCCCTTAGCTATTCCCCTTCCCAAATTTCTACTAATGAGGTGTATGAAGATTGAACTTTCACGTCTCGTTGGCATAGAAGCTGCCCTTTAAATTGAGGGATTAGCAGGGAAAAGATATGCAAGTGAGTTGTCAATAATTTCCTATCCAAAAGCAGCAGGTGGTTTTGTTCTCATTCCAGACTCGAAGTTTCAAACAGCAAAGGATTCATTTGCAATATTTACAGAAAGATTGTGCCTTTAAATCCTCTTCTAGTATTAcctttaagaaaacaaaagaacccACATTGGTTGTAGATGCTCTTATGTCATGAAATCAGCCTGCCATCACTCATGCTTGATTCATGGCTCTTCACATGTTCCATTTGAGTACTCTTCGACTGTGTGATTGTATGTTCCATTTGATAACCTGTTTGTGCCGGTTGAATTTGAATAAGAGGAGTATGCAGAAACAGGACTGCCTCGTGAGTACCGGTTCTGTGCTGCTGTGCTACTTCTTGTGGCCTTGACACGAGCCTTCCTACCCTGTATAGATGACCAAAAGCATATCAATGATGTAAAACAGAAATCTAAGTTATCTAATACAAACCTCTTAAGCACAGAAGGCGTtttcataaaatgaaaattggAGAATTCTGGTAAGCAGAATACCAACTGATACTCGCCAGAATTTATACCGAACCATGACGTGGTTCTTACTGGGAAAAACAACACTagttatcatcataaaaaatgataacacAGCCACGCATATTAACAGTCAAAGGTTCACCTTTCCCATGCACTTCTCCAAATGAGGAGCAAATCTCCCAGCCACGATCGGTCTCCCACAATTCATGCAATCAAACACTTCATTTGCAACACTTGGATGTGTTTGTCCAAATATGTCTACAACATACTTGCCATTGGTTTCACCACTATTACTAGGATCCGCTACTGTAACACGAGCTTGTGCTGACAGCCTcaattcttcttcctcttcctccaaATTGCGATCAAGACCCAACCTCGCTATCCGATGACACTCAGAGGCAACATCAACAATTATGGAATCAAGGAGCTCCCCAAAAAAATGGGATGAAAGCTGTAATCAAAACATTTACAACCATGAAAAACACATACTAGAATTGTATATGAGCAAGCACATCAAAAGAGCATACATGAGAAGAGCAAAATAAGAGCTTGAGTGACAGGTCATGGAGGGTTCAATCCCGAAGGGGAACAAATGAGTCATGACTCATAAGCAAAGAGGAAATAGAGCAGAAGCAACTTTAGGTAATAAATCTGCAGCTCTTTATTTACCTAACTAGTTCTCCATGGAGAATGGCAGAGATTCAACTTACACCATAAGTTTCCTCCTTCCTTCCTTTCCTTAAATAGGTTTTAActtgaaatcatattttttttcaaaaaagagtAATGCTATGCAGAGTTTAATTACAATCATGATAGTGAATATATTACATATGCCTCTACGGTCTCACATTGACACCTGATCGCAAGTGTTAACAATAACACATCTCTATCAGCAGAGACTGCGCAGAAtttctcttcaaaaaaaaaaaaaaacacacgcaATGATCGAATCCCATCTATAATAACACGCTACCTTTGacaacaatattttatatttaacaagaaatcataaatattatcaatGGTAGATTACTTAGACATTATAAAACTACTGATAACAGAATGGTAACAAAATCgtataaatttttcaagaaaatgaatACCTGGGTATGAGGAGACATGTTATCCTCGTTGGGCACTGACATGGACCTTTATGACACAAAAACTGCACTACCTGGCAAAATAGAATACAAAATCATCAAATCCTAGATTCTTCACGACAGATCTAAAGgatcaaacttttaaaaaaaatcgcaATAGTCCActccaaattaaagtttatcaCTCCCAGATTTTAGATTGGATTAAGTAACTCGATTAATCAGCTAAAAACCTGGAAACccacaataaaaattaaagttacaATGGACAAATCAATGTATGACATGGGATTGAAATGGCTCACTTACAGATTGAAACGACGTAGTCTTTACGAAGAGAGGGAGGTATTTTGCCAGTGCCTTCTCTTGTCagttttggatttgatttgCAAGGAAAGAGAAGTTAGTGGAGATCTTCTACTTCGCGCGACCCACA includes:
- the LOC133679567 gene encoding BAG family molecular chaperone regulator 4-like isoform X2, which encodes MKSSTSKGTETREFNYREIDWELRPGGMLVQKRDVGVGSSGPMIKIKVSHGSCHYDTDVPAQSTFGDLKKVLANETGLEPKEQRLLFRGKERENDEYLHMVGVKDMSKVILFEDPASKERKLEEMKRNQGTFEAYEAVARVRAEVDKLCEKLLKLDSIEANGEAKVQRRIEVRRIQSFVDTLDNLKVRNSNPFSNSSSAVSVTTKWETFASGVGSLSAPVPIQSATKVTQDWELFD
- the LOC133679567 gene encoding BAG family molecular chaperone regulator 4-like isoform X1, with the protein product MKSSTSKGTETREFNYREIDWELRPGGMLVQKRDVGVGSSGPMIKIKVSHGSCHYDTDVPAQSTFGDLKKVLANETGLEPKEQRLLFRGKERENDEYLHMVGVKDMSKVILFEDPASKERKLEEMKRNQGTFEAYEAVARVRAEVDKLCEKVVALETTFCSGTAIADKEFVVLTELLMIQLLKLDSIEANGEAKVQRRIEVRRIQSFVDTLDNLKVRNSNPFSNSSSAVSVTTKWETFASGVGSLSAPVPIQSATKVTQDWELFD
- the LOC133679567 gene encoding BAG family molecular chaperone regulator 4-like isoform X3 translates to MKSSTSKGTETREFNYREIDWELRPGGMLVQKRDVGVGSSGPMIKIKVSHGSCHYDTDVPAQSTFGDLKKVLANETGLEPKEQRLLFRGKERENDEYLHMVGVKDMSKVILFEDPASKERKLEEMKRNQGTFEAYEAVARVRAEVDKLCEKVRRIQSFVDTLDNLKVRNSNPFSNSSSAVSVTTKWETFASGVGSLSAPVPIQSATKVTQDWELFD
- the LOC133679590 gene encoding SAGA-associated factor 11-like; translation: MSVPNEDNMSPHTQLSSHFFGELLDSIIVDVASECHRIARLGLDRNLEEEEEELRLSAQARVTVADPSNSGETNGKYVVDIFGQTHPSVANEVFDCMNCGRPIVAGRFAPHLEKCMGKGRKARVKATRSSTAAQNRYSRGSPVSAYSSYSNSTGTNRLSNGTYNHTVEEYSNGTCEEP